In Elusimicrobiota bacterium, one DNA window encodes the following:
- the rpmH gene encoding 50S ribosomal protein L34 has translation MVGKCTFQPNVRRRKKVHGFRAKMKTVGGRRVLSSRRSKKRYRLTPA, from the coding sequence ATGGTAGGAAAATGTACGTTTCAGCCCAATGTTCGCAGGCGTAAAAAAGTGCATGGTTTCCGTGCAAAAATGAAAACAGTCGGCGGACGGCGGGTGCTCAGTAGTAGGCGCTCTAAAAAGCGCTACC